Genomic DNA from Phaeobacter porticola:
CTTACACCACTTGACCCGGCCGCGTTTCTCTTGGGCGATCAACCCGGAACGGGTGAGGATTGTCAGATGTTTAGAGATCGCGGCCAGCGACATCTCAAAGGGTTCTGCCACATCGGTGACAGCCATATCGTCCTCTAGCAGCATTGTCAGAATGCTGCGTCGGGTTGGGTCCGCCAGCGCGGCAAAGACGGTATCGAGGGGGCTACTCATTCCACACACCTAAACCGCATGAAGCGGATCGACAATCCCGCAGCGGCGGCGGCATATGGCGGCATAACACTGAGGGCGTGGGCATGGCACTAAAATATTGGGCGGTGATTTTCATACTGGGCATCGGCTGGGGGATGTCCTTCATGTTTAACGCAATTCTGTTACGTGAGCTTGGCCCGCTATCGGTGTCGATGGGCCGTGTCGGGTTTGGCGCGCTTGGATGCTGGGTTTATGTCCTGGCAGCACGCAAGCCACTGCCGACAGATATGAAGCGTTGGCTGGCGTTGTTTGCTTTTGGCGGGCTGAGTTACGCGGCACCATTTTCCTTTTACGCGCTGGGCCAGCAGCATATTGCCAGCGGTGTCGCCGGGATCCTCAACGCCATTACGCCAGCGCTGGCCGTCGTCGTGGCGCATTTTTGGCCCGGCGGAGAGCGCGCCACTCTGCTAAAGTCACTAGGAGTGCTATGTGGTTTCCTGGGTATTGTGGTTCTATCCTTGCCCTTGCTTCAGGGCGGGCGGCAATCTGAGGTTTGGGCGGTTCTCATCACACTCTGCGCGCCGTTGTGCTACGCGTTCTCTGTCAATATCGCCCGGCAGTTTCGTGATATGGATCCGGTCGTCCTGGTCGCCATCGCTCTCACCGGTGCGACGCTAGGTATCGCGCCATTGGCGCTAGGGGTCGAAGGGGTGCCGGTCATCACCCGGCTGGAGACGTGGGGTGCGATGTTGGTCATTGGTTTCATCCTTACCGCTGCGGCCTTTATTCTGTTCTACTGGGTGCTACCCAAGGTAGGGCCGACCAATATCACGCTGCCAACCTTGATCGCTCCGGTCTCTGCCCTGGCGATGGGGGCTTGGGTGTTGCAAGAAACGCTGAAGGTGGAACACCTATTGGGCATGGCAGCAATTCTGCTCGGTTTGCTGTTGATTGATGGACGGTTGGTACGAAAGATCTGGCACAAACCAATGCTCTGACAAAATCAACCTATTGGTTGAATATGCGGTTTTGGCACTCAAATCCCCCCGTTGTTTTTCATGACCTTGGGGCGTTTGATTTGGTGGCAGGTAAATTGCTTAAATTTCAACGAGTTGTGGGTAGTGTCGCAGGGCGACCTGGGTTGTTGACTCTGCGTGGCAGACTCCTTAGCACCGCACTCAGATTTCACGTGAGGATGGCGCCCGTGACAGAAGAGCCAGATAAGCAGCGCTTGGCGCAGCTCGAGGCCAAGCTGGCAGAGGCGCGTAAGGCCCATGAGCCCAAGCCGCGCGTGGATGAACATTATTCGACGGCAAGCGATGCCTGGAGAATGGTGATTGAATTGGTAGCTGGTCTGATGATCGGCTTTGGTATCGGATACGGGTTGGACCTTCTGCTTGGGACCATTCCGATCTTTCTGGTGCTGTTCACGATGCTGGGTCTGGCGGCCGGAGTAAAGACGATGCTCCGCAGCGCGCAAGAGATCCAGGAAAAGAAACTGGCCGAAGAGGCCGAACAAGATGCGCAGGACCGGGACTGATCCCCCGGCGACAGGAGAAACGGGACAATGGGCAAACTAATCTTTGGAGCAGCATTCCTGCTGGTACTTGCGTCTGGGCTGTTTTTTGCACCGGCCGTTCCTGGCCTGCAGATCCACCCGACCGATCAGTTCCTGATCAAACCGTTGGGTGGTTCGGGTGAGCTGAACTTCTACACCCCGAGCAACGTCACCCTGTGGATGGGCTTGGCAATTGTTGCGATCTTTGCGCTGATGGTTCTTGGGTCCTCGAAGCGCGCGATTGTGCCCTCGCGCATCCAGTCGGTTGCTGAGCTTGCTTACGGTTTCATCTACAAAATGGTCGAAGACGTCACCGGCAAAGACGGCCTGAAGTTCTTCCCTTACATCATGACGCTGTTCATGTTCATTCTGACGGCCAACATGCTGGGGCTGCTGCCCATGAGCTTTACCACCACATCGCATTTTGCTGTGACCGCAGTGTTGGCGATGCTGGTGTTCGTGACCGTCACCGTGACCGGCTTTGTGCTGCACGGTACCAAGTTTCTTGGCTTGTTCTGGGTTAGCTCTGCTCCGCTGGCGCTGCGTCCAGTGCTGGCCATCATCGAATTGATTTCCTACTTCGTGCGTCCTGTCAGCCACTGCATTCGTCTTGCAGGCAACGTTATGGCCGGCCATGCGGTTCTGAAGGTGTTCGCAGGTTTTGCAGGTGCTCTGGGCCTGTTCAGCTTCCTGCCGATCTTTGCGATCACCGCAGTCTACGCACTCGAAGTTCTCGTGGCCTTCATCCAGGCCTACGTGTTCACCATTCTGACCTGCGTGTACCTCAAGGACGCGCTGCATCCGTCGCACTAAAGCACGGCTAGGTTTGAACAATAAGATCCTCAACTTCCAATCGTAAGGAGATACACAATGGAAGGCGAACTCGCACACATCGGCGCTGGCCTGGCTGGCATGGGTACTGGTATTGCTGCACTGGGTGTTGGCAACGTTGCTGCTAACTTCCTGGCAGGCGCTCTGCGCAACCCCTCCGCGGCTGCTTCCCAAACCGCAACCCTCTTCATCGGCATCGCATTTGCAGAAGCTCTGGGCATCTTCTCGTTCCTGGTCGCTCTGCTGCTGATGTTCGCCGTCTAAGAGCCTTCGGAACCATTTTCCTTACGGCCGGGCAGCGTGGATCCCCGCGCTGCCCGGTGTAACGGCAAGTTCCCTAGGAGGACGACATGGCAACTCAGACGCAGGACGCAGGTCACGGTGCTGTAGACGCAGCACATGGTGCCGCAGACGCCGCCCACGGTTCGGGCGGGATGCCGCAGCTGGACTTCTCGACCTTTGCGAACCAGATCTTCTGGCTCGTGGTCACGCTCGTCGTGATCTATTTCATCCTGTCGCGCATCGCGCTGCCTCGTATTGCGGCAGTGTTGGCCGAGCGTCAGGGAACCATTACCAACGACCTCGCCGCGGCTGAAGACCTCAAAGCCAAAGCCGTTGAGGCCGAAAACGCTTACAATCAGGCTCTGGCAGATGCCCGTTCGGAGGCTCAGCGTATCGCCGCTGAGACGCGCGCGGAAATTCAGGCAGACCTAGACGAGGCCATTGCCAAGGCAGACGCGCAGATTGCGGCCAAGGCAGCGGAATCGGAAACAGTCATCGCCGAGATCAAGGCCGGTGCCATCGCCAGCGTCGAAGCCGTCGCTGTGGAGACTGCCGCCGAAATCGTTGCTGCCTTTGGTGGCAAGGCAGACGAAAAAGCGGTCGCAGCTGCGGTTGCCGACCGGATGAAAGGATAAGGACATGCGCTCAGTTCTGGCTCTTGCCCTAACCTTTGGTGCCACAAGCCCGGCGTTTGCCGCTTCTGGCCCATTCCTGTCGATGAGCAACACCGATTTTGTTGTGACGCTTGCGTTCCTGCTCTTCGTTGGCATTCTGCTCTATGCCAAGGTGCCTGGTCTGTTGGGTGGCCAATTGGACGCCCGTGCTGAAGGCATCAAAAAGGACCTCGAAGAGGCCCGTGCCCTGCGTGAAGAAGCTCAGACCATTCTGGCCTCTTACGAGCGCAAGCAGCAGGAGGTTCAGGCCCAGGCGGATCGGATCGTAGCTTCGGCGCGTGACGATGCAGCCCAAGCTGCAGAACAGGCCAAAGCAGATCTGCAAACCTCGATCGCTCGCCGTATGGTGGCTGCAGAGGAACAGATCAAAGCGGCGCAGGATTCTGCGGTGAAAGAAGTGCGTGATCAGGCCATCACTGTTGCCGTCGCAGCAGCCGATGCTGTGATTTCGAAACAGATGACAGCAACCGAAGCCAACAAGCTGATCGACGCTGCAATCGCTGACGTGGACGCCAAGCTGCACTAAGCTGCGCGGACACTGGTAACCTTAAAAAACCCGGCCCAGGTGGCCGGGTTTTTTGTGTGCCGGGGTATTAGCCTGTGTTGCAATCCGGCATGTGGCCTCGCTCTGGTGTCGCTCAGGGTTTCCCAGTCTCGTGCTGGAGCCGCTGTCTGGCAATCTCGGCGTTGCGCAGGGCACGCTGGTGGTCAGAAAGCGCCTGTTTCACATAATCGAGATGGGTTTCAACTGCCTGGCGCGCTGCTGTGGGGTCGCGGGATTGCAAAGCGGCGTTGATAGCGCGGTGTTGGGCCAAAAGCGCGTCGCGCGTAGTGTGCTGCTGAAACATGATGCGACGGTTGTAAAATACGCCCTCGCGCAGGAGGTCGAACATTGATCGCATCATATGCAGCATGACCACATTATGGCTGGCGTCCATGATGGCAGAATGGAACTGCGCATCAAGCGCTGCAGCTTCCTCGGAGATGGCCGGGTCGCCTGCCAATTCCATCTTGTCAAAGATGGTCTGGATTACTTGAAGATCATAGTCTGACCCGTATTTCGCGGCCCGTTCAGCCGCGAGACCTTCTAGGTCGCGGCGAAAACTCAGGTAGTCAAATACGGCCTCGTCATGGCTGGCAAACAACTGTACCAATGCGGGGGAGAACGCCGATCCCAAGACATCTGCCACGAATACGCCGGCACCCGCGCGTGATACCAATAGGCCGCGCCCCTGCAATTCGGCTAAGGCGTCTCGTAGAGACGGGCGTGAGACGCCGAGACGTTCCGATAATTCCCGTTCTGCCGGAAGGCGCTCTCCCGGCGTCAGAATACCGCGAAGAATGAACTGTTCAATCTGTCGCACCACCGAAGCGGAGAGTTTTTCTGGCTGAACTTTTTGAAAGGGCATGATGTGTGGTCTGTCTGATCTAGCGATTGGTCAACTCATATGACCACGCTGCTGATCTTGCTGCAAGGGTCAGCAATAGCACACCAGAGACAGGGTTGATTGTTGCTGTTAGATTGGAGTGGCGATGGATCGATTTCATCGGTCATTTGTGACGGTGATACACATGTTCAATTCGTTTGGTCCGGTGCCGCTACTGCTTCTTGTCCTACCGCTTGTGGCATGCGACACGGCCAGCCCACATTTCCGGGGCCAGGCTTTGCAACGGATTACCGTGGATGGCAGCGTATTTGATGTGAGGGTGCGCGGAACATTGGCCGAAGCTGTGCGTATAAACCCGCAGTATGCGCCACGCTTGGGGCCGATCCGAATGCGAGCAGCACACGCCATGGAACTGGCGAGCGGCTGCATGGTGTCACGTGTATTAGGCGACCAGGCGGTCTTGGTTGGGCAGTTGGATTGTCCAAGTGGTGCAATCAAAAAATAGAAAGTTATCCACAATATATGGTGGCATTATCACGCTGACCCATTTGATTTGGGGGGCGGCCACATTGACAGTGGTGTAACAAACCCATGACACTTGGCTCCCAATGAATCACAGGATATCAGCTTGCGCTTTTCGAAACTTCGACTGAACGGCTTCAAGAGTTTTGTGGACCCAACCGATCTTTTGATCGCCGATGGGCTCACAGGTGTTGTCGGGCCAAATGGCTGCGGCAAGTCGAACCTGCTGGAAGCGTTGCGCTGGGTGATGGGCGAAAACCGTCCCACGGCGATGCGCGGCGGTGGTATGGAGGACGTGATCTTTGCGGGCACCAGCTCGCGGTCCGCACGGAACTTTGCCGAGGTTAGTCTTCAGATCGACAACAGCGAACGATTGGCCCCTTCCGGGTTCAATGAAAATGACAATCTGGAGATTCTGCGCCGCATCACCCGCGATGTGGGTAGCGCCTATAAAACCAATGGCAAGGATGTGCGTGCCCGAGACGTGCAGATGTTGTTTGCAGATGCTTCGACCGGGGCACATTCACCTGCACTGGTCCGGCAGGGGCAGATTGCCGAACTGATCAACGCCAAACCCAAGGCACGCCGCCGTATTCTGGAAGAGGCAGCGGGGATCTCCGGTCTCTATCAGCGGCGGCACGAGGCCGAGCTTAAGCTGAAGAATACTGAACAGAACTTGCTACGTGTAGATGATGTTATCGAACAGCTGGCTGCGCAGCTTTCGCAATTGGCACGTCAAGCCAAGCAAGCGCAGCGGTATCGCGATATCGGCGAACAGCTGCGCCGGGCGGAGGGCATGTTGCTCTATCGTCGCTGGCGCGAGGCCGATGATACGCGTCTAGAGGCAGAGGATATTCTGCGTAACCGTGAAACCCAGGCTGCCAAGGCTGAGTCACTGGCGCGCCTGGCAGATGGTAAACGGATAGAAGCAGAGAACGGGCTGCCCCCATTGCGCGAAGAAGAAGCAATCGCGGCGGCGGTGTTGCAACGTTTGTTCGTGCAACGGGACGCATTGAGTGATCAGGAGGCGCAGGCGCGCCAGACGATCGAAACTCTGACCAATCGTGTTGCGCAACTGGGCCGGGATATTGAGCGCGAGAGCGGGCTGAACCGCGACGCGGGCGACACAATCGAGCGTCTGGATTGGGAGCAAAGGGAACTGGCGCGCGCCGGTGTGGGGCATGATGATCGAATGGCTGAGGCTGCTGAACGCGCCCGCGAAGCCGGGTCGGTTCTACAGGCGCGTGAGGATCAGTTGAGCAGTCTGACCGAGGATGTTGCGCGTCTCTCGGCACGTCATCAATCCGCACAGCGCCAGGTTGAAGATTGTCGCCGCGCGGTGGTCCGGGCCGAAGACGACGGCAGTAGCTCGCGTGAGGCGATGGTGGCTGCACGTGAAACACTGGGCGAGGCGGAAGCTGCCTTTGAGGCGGCAATCGAGGCCGAGGAAGAAGCGCGCGCCGCGGCAGAACTGGCGGATGAAACGCTGGCCGCCGCCGATGAGGCGCGTAACGATACCCAGTCTCGCGAGGCCGAAGCCCGTGCGCGGCGGTCGGAAGCTGAAGGAGAATTGGGGGCCTTGCGAGCCGAGGTAACGGCTTTGGCCAAATTGGTAGAGCGCGACACGGCCGAGGGCGGTCATGTCCTGGACGACATGCGTGTGGCTGCCGGGTATGAAAAGGCGCTTGGTGCAGCGCTAGCAGATGATCTGCGCGCGCCTTTGGCAGAGGTTGATGGGCCTAGCGGTTGGGTAACGCTACCGCCTTACGATGGCGATGCTACTCTTCCGGCTGGGACCATACCACTGTCATTGCATGTCAGCTGCCCAGATGCGCTACATCGACGTATTTCGCAGGTCGGTCTTGTGGACAGTGACGCGGCACGCGATTTGCACGCGCATCTTTTGCCAGGCCAGCGGTTGGTCACGCTGGAGGGGGACCTCTGGCGCTGGGATGGTTTCCGAGCCTGGGCTGAGGACGCGCCAAGCGCGGCTGCCCTGCGGCTTGAACAGATGAACCGGCTGGAAGCACTGAAGCAGGAGATGGAGCACGTCGGTGCTCGTGCTGATGGCGCCCGTGCAGCGCATGAGGTTCTGATGCGCACCTTGGAAGAGGTCACCGCCGCAGATCAGGCCGCGCGCCAGGGGCGCCGGGTCGCAGATCAACGGATGGCAGATGCTGCCCGCGCGTTGAGCAGGTCTGAAAGCCATCGAAACCTGTCCGAAGGCAAGCTGGAGACGCTCAGCATTGCTGTGGCGCGCCACGACGAAGACGCAGCAGCCGCCAAGGCGCAACTGGTTGAGGCAGAGGCGGGACTTGAAGAACTGGAAGACCTTTCCGAAGCGCGCGCAAAGGTGGAGGACGTGAAGCAAACGGTAGAAGCGGCGCGGATCACCATGCTGACCCACCGTTCGACCCAGGATGAGCTGCGCCGCGAGGGTGAGGCGCGGACTGCGCGTGGCCAACAAGTGACCAAGGATCTGTCCGGCTGGCGTCATCGCCTTGAGAGTGCGGAACGCCGTATCGCAGAGCTGACAGAGCGGCGCACCGCAACCGAGGAAGATCTTGAAGAGGCGTATGGGGTTCCGGCTGAGATTGCCGAGACGCGTGACGACCTGAATGTCGCGATTGAAGAAGCAGAAGCGCGTAAGGCGACAGCTTCGGACGCATTGATCGGGGCTGAAACCGTGTTGCGTGACGCCGTGCAGAGCGAGCGCGAGTGCGCGCGACTGGCCTCTGAAGCACGTGAAGCTCGCGCCCGGTCCGAGGCACGGTGCGATGCCGCGCGTGAGGCCGTTGGCCGAGCCGAGGCCCGAATCCGGGAAGAGCAGCAGACGGTTCCCGATGATCTTTTGGCCAGCCTCGATGCGACACCTGAGGATATGCCAAATGCAGAAGAGCTGGAGGCCGAAGTCAATCGTCACAAGCGTCAGCGCGATGCCTTGGGGGCAGTCAACCTGCGCGCTGAGGAAGACGCACGTGCGGTTCAGGACGAACATGATCAGCTGGTGCGCGAAAAATCTGATCTGGAAGAGGCAGTAAAAACACTGCGCGCTGGAATTGCCAGCCTTAACCGCGAGGGCCGTGAACGCCTTTTGACTGCTTTCGAGGAGGTGAACTCCAGCTTTACCATGCTGTTCACCCATCTGTTCGGCGGAGGAGAGGCCAATCTGGTCATGGTTGAAAGTGATGATCCGTTGGATGCCGGGCTTGAGATCATGTGCCAGCCTCCAGGCAAGAAGCTGTCGACCCTGTCGCTGCTTTCGGGCGGAGAACAGACGCTAACAGCCATGGCTTTGATCTTTGCAGTCTTTCTGTCCAACCCGGCACCCATCTGTGTGCTGGACGAGGTGGACGCACCGCTAGACGATGCAAATGTCACACGGTTCTGCGACCTGCTCGACGAGATGTGTCGTCAAACCGATACGCGCTTCCTGATCATTACTCATCATGCGGTGACCATGGCACGCATGGACCGGCTATTCGGGGTTACAATGCAGGAAAAAGGTGTCAGTCAATTGGTGTCGGTAGATCTTAAGAAAGCCGAAGCGATGGTCGCCTGACCTCTTGTTCCATCACTTCGGGCGTTTTATCGTCGCGTTGCCAATGACAGGATTTGTAATGAAACTTTTTTCTCTACTGACCGCCGCCGCACTGATCGCTCTCCCTGATTTGGGGCAGGCCGACAATATTCTTGCTAAGGATGCCACAACCCTTTCCAAGTTCTTCGAAGCCGAAGGTGTTGATTTCGAAGTAACAACCGATGATGTCGGCGATCCCAAACTGAAGGTCGACTACTACGGTAATGACTTTTCGATCTATTTCTACGGTTGTGAGAACAACAAAAACTGTGACGCAATTCAGTTTTTCTCGGGCTACCAGACGGAAGGCAGTGTCCGGCTGGTGAAGATCAACGAATGGAATACCGAAAACCGTTTTGGTCGCGCCTATGTCTCCGAAGAAGGCTCCGCTCGGGTTGAGCAGGATGTCTATCTGGGGAATACCGGTATGAACCCGGACGACTTTGCGGAGCTGTTGGGAACGTGGTCACGCGTTGTGAGCGAATTTGAGGCATTCATCGACTGGTGATCCTGCCCATTTCTCTCTGGTTTTTCACTGAATTGTGAGATGCCTGACCTTTAAACATCGCTAGGCTGGCGACATGAACCGTTTCATATTGCTGGCCTTATTCATGACCTCTGGTCTCAGCGCCTTCCCCATTCAGGCATTGGCTCAGGACGGGGCAATGAGAGTTGGGGACGAACCCTATGATGATGAGGCGCTGGCGGCCCTGCCTGGGCAATCGTTTGTATTTTATGACGATGGTGAAGCCAGGTTCGGACCAGGCGGGGCGTATTCCTATACCTACTCGGCTGAAAACGGTGGTGGTACGTCTTGGGGAAGTTATCGCGTGTCGGAGGACAACCAGATCTGCGTCACCTTCGTCAATGGATCCTCGCGCTGCGACCAATATGTGACCAACCAAAACCGTACCGTGGTCATCACTGCTGATGGGCAAAGATTCCCGGTACGTGAGCCAAAGTAGGTCATTTAGAGCATCGGAGCGGCTCTCTGCTCCGAAACTACTTTGTACAGTCGTGGTTCGGACGTTAGAGCCGTGACAACAAAGCCGGTGTTGGCCAGGCATCTGCTGGCAACCCTAAGCGTTCCTGTTCTTTTTGCACCGCGACACGGGTCTTGGCCCCAAGGATGCCATCGACATCACCAACATCATGCCCGCGCGCGCTCAGCTTTCTTTGTAGCTGTTCCATTTGGTCACTGGCCAAGCCGGTGTCAGGCGTGCCCGCATCATAGGCGGCTGCACCTGACAGTCGCGTGGCGAAGTACGCAGCGGTCAAAACATAGGTAAAGCTCTGATTCCATTCGAAGTAGACATCAAAATTCGGATAGGCGAGAAAAGCAGGTCCCTTGTGCCCCTGTGGCAGGATTAGTGCTGCCTTGGTGTTGGGACCGGCCAGTCTTCCATTGCGTGGGCTTACCCCCAATGACTGCCAATCCGCGACGGTTTTCTTACGGTAAGTCCCGCTGAGCCGCAGGTCGAGATTCGCGGGAATAGTGACTTCTTGTACCCAAGGTTCGTTGGGACGCCAGCCCAGATTCGACAACATCTTGGCCCCTGACATCAGTGCATCCGGCGCAGAGGTCTTAAGACGGACATGGCCATCTCCATCCGCATCGACGCCGTTCTCCAGAATATCGCGAGGCAGCATCTGCACCATTCCGATTTCACCGGCCCAAGCGCCTGTGGTGCGGCGGGGGTCGAAATTACCCTGACGAAACAGCTCCAGCGCGGCGAACACTTGCGGGCGAAATAGTGTGGGTCGGCGGCAATCGTGGGAAAGTGTGACCAGAGCATTCAGTGTGTTAAAGCTTCCCTGTACCGCACCGTAGTCGGTTTCAAACGCCCAAAATGCCAACAATACGCCACGATCAATGCCGTAGGTGGATTCAATCCGGCGAAACGTGGTGTCGTATTTGCGAGACATTGCCTGGCCGCGATCCAATCTACTTTTTGAGATCAGGCGGCGGGAAAAATCGATGAAAGGCTTTTGAAAGACGCCTTGTGAACGATCGGCTTTCAGGACGGAGGGATCTTGCCGAACGCTTTGGAAAAAGCTGTTCACAGTCGCGCTGTCATAGCCGCCTGTCAGCGCCTCCTCTTTCATCAATTGGACGAAGTTGCGAAAGCCGCCACCACATTGGGCCTGGGCTTGCAGCGGCAGAAGAAGAGAGACGAGGGCGAGAAAGCTGGAGCGCAACACGGGAGGCGTGTCCTTTTTTATGGTGCTGCCCCTTGTTAGCTATAACAGAGTAGCAATGGCAACCATTAGCACAAGGCCAAGCGCCCAAGCGGCCCATAGAAGACGTACAGCGCGCATGATGGCATGGCCACCTGCGCTTTTGGAGCCTTCGGCATTGACCCAAGGAAACTCTTGCATCTTGCCGTCGTATGACCGTGGTCCGGCCAAGGCGACGTGCAATGCCCGCGACATCGCTGCCTCAGGCCAGCCCGCATTGGGGGATCGGTGACGGTGGGCGTCGCTCGCAATGTCTGGCCAGGTGCGCAACACGCGCCCGACCACAGCGATCATAAGTGCGGAAAGACGGGCAGGGATCAGGTTTAGAAGATCATCCAGTCGTGCCGCAGCCCAGCCAAAGTTCCGGTAGCGGGGCGTTTTGTAGCCGATCATGCTGTCGGCGGTATTGGTGATCTTGTAGATCATCAGGCCGGGCAGTCCGCCGATCAGAAACCAGAACGCTGGTGCGACTACACCATCAGAAAAATTCTCGGCACCGCTTTCGATAGCGGATCGTGCGACCTGCGGCGTGGTCATGCCAGAGGTGTCACGGCTGACAATCATTGCAACCGCGTTGCGCCCCTGGTCAAGATTGTGGCCAAGCCCCTGGGCGACCGCCTCAACATGTTCGCACAGTGATCTTTGGGCCAGCAGTATCGCGGCAAAAAGA
This window encodes:
- a CDS encoding F0F1 ATP synthase subunit A gives rise to the protein MGKLIFGAAFLLVLASGLFFAPAVPGLQIHPTDQFLIKPLGGSGELNFYTPSNVTLWMGLAIVAIFALMVLGSSKRAIVPSRIQSVAELAYGFIYKMVEDVTGKDGLKFFPYIMTLFMFILTANMLGLLPMSFTTTSHFAVTAVLAMLVFVTVTVTGFVLHGTKFLGLFWVSSAPLALRPVLAIIELISYFVRPVSHCIRLAGNVMAGHAVLKVFAGFAGALGLFSFLPIFAITAVYALEVLVAFIQAYVFTILTCVYLKDALHPSH
- a CDS encoding F0F1 ATP synthase subunit B, whose amino-acid sequence is MRSVLALALTFGATSPAFAASGPFLSMSNTDFVVTLAFLLFVGILLYAKVPGLLGGQLDARAEGIKKDLEEARALREEAQTILASYERKQQEVQAQADRIVASARDDAAQAAEQAKADLQTSIARRMVAAEEQIKAAQDSAVKEVRDQAITVAVAAADAVISKQMTATEANKLIDAAIADVDAKLH
- a CDS encoding F0F1 ATP synthase subunit B' — encoded protein: MATQTQDAGHGAVDAAHGAADAAHGSGGMPQLDFSTFANQIFWLVVTLVVIYFILSRIALPRIAAVLAERQGTITNDLAAAEDLKAKAVEAENAYNQALADARSEAQRIAAETRAEIQADLDEAIAKADAQIAAKAAESETVIAEIKAGAIASVEAVAVETAAEIVAAFGGKADEKAVAAAVADRMKG
- a CDS encoding ArsR/SmtB family transcription factor produces the protein MSSPLDTVFAALADPTRRSILTMLLEDDMAVTDVAEPFEMSLAAISKHLTILTRSGLIAQEKRGRVKWCKLQPDAMRSASVWMQGFGQFEPVNLDAFERFLETELAAPPADHPTD
- a CDS encoding FadR/GntR family transcriptional regulator — protein: MPFQKVQPEKLSASVVRQIEQFILRGILTPGERLPAERELSERLGVSRPSLRDALAELQGRGLLVSRAGAGVFVADVLGSAFSPALVQLFASHDEAVFDYLSFRRDLEGLAAERAAKYGSDYDLQVIQTIFDKMELAGDPAISEEAAALDAQFHSAIMDASHNVVMLHMMRSMFDLLREGVFYNRRIMFQQHTTRDALLAQHRAINAALQSRDPTAARQAVETHLDYVKQALSDHQRALRNAEIARQRLQHETGKP
- the smc gene encoding chromosome segregation protein SMC produces the protein MRFSKLRLNGFKSFVDPTDLLIADGLTGVVGPNGCGKSNLLEALRWVMGENRPTAMRGGGMEDVIFAGTSSRSARNFAEVSLQIDNSERLAPSGFNENDNLEILRRITRDVGSAYKTNGKDVRARDVQMLFADASTGAHSPALVRQGQIAELINAKPKARRRILEEAAGISGLYQRRHEAELKLKNTEQNLLRVDDVIEQLAAQLSQLARQAKQAQRYRDIGEQLRRAEGMLLYRRWREADDTRLEAEDILRNRETQAAKAESLARLADGKRIEAENGLPPLREEEAIAAAVLQRLFVQRDALSDQEAQARQTIETLTNRVAQLGRDIERESGLNRDAGDTIERLDWEQRELARAGVGHDDRMAEAAERAREAGSVLQAREDQLSSLTEDVARLSARHQSAQRQVEDCRRAVVRAEDDGSSSREAMVAARETLGEAEAAFEAAIEAEEEARAAAELADETLAAADEARNDTQSREAEARARRSEAEGELGALRAEVTALAKLVERDTAEGGHVLDDMRVAAGYEKALGAALADDLRAPLAEVDGPSGWVTLPPYDGDATLPAGTIPLSLHVSCPDALHRRISQVGLVDSDAARDLHAHLLPGQRLVTLEGDLWRWDGFRAWAEDAPSAAALRLEQMNRLEALKQEMEHVGARADGARAAHEVLMRTLEEVTAADQAARQGRRVADQRMADAARALSRSESHRNLSEGKLETLSIAVARHDEDAAAAKAQLVEAEAGLEELEDLSEARAKVEDVKQTVEAARITMLTHRSTQDELRREGEARTARGQQVTKDLSGWRHRLESAERRIAELTERRTATEEDLEEAYGVPAEIAETRDDLNVAIEEAEARKATASDALIGAETVLRDAVQSERECARLASEAREARARSEARCDAAREAVGRAEARIREEQQTVPDDLLASLDATPEDMPNAEELEAEVNRHKRQRDALGAVNLRAEEDARAVQDEHDQLVREKSDLEEAVKTLRAGIASLNREGRERLLTAFEEVNSSFTMLFTHLFGGGEANLVMVESDDPLDAGLEIMCQPPGKKLSTLSLLSGGEQTLTAMALIFAVFLSNPAPICVLDEVDAPLDDANVTRFCDLLDEMCRQTDTRFLIITHHAVTMARMDRLFGVTMQEKGVSQLVSVDLKKAEAMVA
- a CDS encoding YbjN domain-containing protein, giving the protein MKLFSLLTAAALIALPDLGQADNILAKDATTLSKFFEAEGVDFEVTTDDVGDPKLKVDYYGNDFSIYFYGCENNKNCDAIQFFSGYQTEGSVRLVKINEWNTENRFGRAYVSEEGSARVEQDVYLGNTGMNPDDFAELLGTWSRVVSEFEAFIDW
- a CDS encoding DMT family transporter, coding for MALKYWAVIFILGIGWGMSFMFNAILLRELGPLSVSMGRVGFGALGCWVYVLAARKPLPTDMKRWLALFAFGGLSYAAPFSFYALGQQHIASGVAGILNAITPALAVVVAHFWPGGERATLLKSLGVLCGFLGIVVLSLPLLQGGRQSEVWAVLITLCAPLCYAFSVNIARQFRDMDPVVLVAIALTGATLGIAPLALGVEGVPVITRLETWGAMLVIGFILTAAAFILFYWVLPKVGPTNITLPTLIAPVSALAMGAWVLQETLKVEHLLGMAAILLGLLLIDGRLVRKIWHKPML
- a CDS encoding F0F1 ATP synthase subunit C, which encodes MEGELAHIGAGLAGMGTGIAALGVGNVAANFLAGALRNPSAAASQTATLFIGIAFAEALGIFSFLVALLLMFAV
- a CDS encoding lytic murein transglycosylase, coding for MLRSSFLALVSLLLPLQAQAQCGGGFRNFVQLMKEEALTGGYDSATVNSFFQSVRQDPSVLKADRSQGVFQKPFIDFSRRLISKSRLDRGQAMSRKYDTTFRRIESTYGIDRGVLLAFWAFETDYGAVQGSFNTLNALVTLSHDCRRPTLFRPQVFAALELFRQGNFDPRRTTGAWAGEIGMVQMLPRDILENGVDADGDGHVRLKTSAPDALMSGAKMLSNLGWRPNEPWVQEVTIPANLDLRLSGTYRKKTVADWQSLGVSPRNGRLAGPNTKAALILPQGHKGPAFLAYPNFDVYFEWNQSFTYVLTAAYFATRLSGAAAYDAGTPDTGLASDQMEQLQRKLSARGHDVGDVDGILGAKTRVAVQKEQERLGLPADAWPTPALLSRL
- a CDS encoding AtpZ/AtpI family protein, with protein sequence MAPVTEEPDKQRLAQLEAKLAEARKAHEPKPRVDEHYSTASDAWRMVIELVAGLMIGFGIGYGLDLLLGTIPIFLVLFTMLGLAAGVKTMLRSAQEIQEKKLAEEAEQDAQDRD